Proteins found in one Vigna radiata var. radiata cultivar VC1973A unplaced genomic scaffold, Vradiata_ver6 scaffold_83, whole genome shotgun sequence genomic segment:
- the LOC106754119 gene encoding uncharacterized protein LOC106754119 isoform X1: protein MSASRYLLSNGILLQSSDAPPVKIFLETHPGAYTTSRTYNNASGLLFWERHMKRLSESIQVLSNFAPWLLFKSXHPAVLSPSSATLPIWQPTVQVLVNGSLCKVLPSALKERKDGEELAITTLVSGNLEELNACETVSKENMSKMLDVHVHVETYVPPTFGIWGNGVHLALVGYGRNVAAAKYSDWVRIRKPLEKLRPPSVTELLLSNDGDQILEGCVTNFFVVCCKVLDSNDGKALCDSFEVQTAPLTDGVLPGTIRQLVLEVCRSEGIPFREVXPSWSEHEIWEEAFITNSLRLLQHVDSIQVPTEWKSALFHSKTWKEISWTKKQFQGGPGRITTVIEEKIMEKAVTEGYPISNIYAC, encoded by the exons ATGTCAGCATCAAGGTATCTCCTCAGCAATGGTATCCTTTTACAGTCCTCAGATGCCCCTCCAGTCAAAATCTTCCTTGAAACTCATCCAG GTGCTTACACAACATCACGTACTTATAACAATGCTTCAGGGCTGTTATTTTGGGAAAGGCACATGAAAAGACTTTCAGAATCTATACAAGTTCTATCAAATTTTGCGCCATGGCTTCTATTTAAATCTNATCATCCTGCAGTTTTGTCACCGTCATCAGCAACCTTGCCAATATGGCAACCCACTGTACAGGTGCTTGTTAATGGTTCTCTATGCAAAGTCTTGCCGAGTGCtctaaaagaaaggaaagatggTGAGGAGCTGGCCATTACAACTCTTGTTAGTGGTAATTTAGAGGAATTAAATGCATGTGAAACTGTTAGCAAGGAAAACATGAGTAAAATGCTTGATGTGCATGTGCACGTTGAAACTTATGTTCCTCCTACATTCGGTATTTGGGGAAATGGTGTACATTTGGCTTTGGTGGGCTATGGGAGGAATGTCGCAGCTGCAAAATATTCAGATTGGGTAAG GATTAGGAAGCCTCTGGAAAAGCTCAGGCCTCCCTCAGTGACAGAACTATTGCTGTCAAATGATGGGGATCAGATCCTGGAAGGTTGtgtgacaaatttttttgttgtttgctGCAAG GTTTTGGATTCAAATGATGGGAAGGCCCTGTGTGATTCTTTTGAAGTACAAACAGCTCCTCTCACTGATGGTGTCCTTCCAGGAACAATACGCCAACTAGTGCTTGA GGTATGCAGGAGTGAAGGAATTCCATTTCGAGAAGTTGNTCCCTCGTGGTCAGAACATGAAATCTGGGAGGAAGCATTCATCACGA ATAGCTTGAGGCTTTTGCAACATGTGGATAGTATTCAGGTTCCAACAGAATGGAAATCAGCCCTTTTCCATTCTAAAACTTGGAAGGAAATATCATGGACAAAAAAGCAATTTCAG GGTGGACCAGGGAGGATCACAACTGTTATCGAg GAAAAGATTATGGAGAAAGCAGTTACGGAAGGATACCCAATAAgtaacatatatgcatgttga
- the LOC106754119 gene encoding uncharacterized protein LOC106754119 isoform X2 yields MSASRYLLSNGILLQSSDAPPVKIFLETHPGAYTTSRTYNNASGLLFWERHMKRLSESIQVLSNFAPWLLFKSXHPAVLSPSSATLPIWQPTVQVLVNGSLCKVLPSALKERKDGEELAITTLVSGNLEELNACETVSKENMSKMLDVHVHVETYVPPTFGIWGNGVHLALVGYGRNVAAAKYSDWVRIRKPLEKLRPPSVTELLLSNDGDQILEGCVTNFFVVCCKVLDSNDGKALCDSFEVQTAPLTDGVLPGTIRQLVLEVCRSEGIPFREVXPSWSEHEIWEEAFITNSLRLLQHVDSIQVPTEWKSALFHSKTWKEISWTKKQFQGGSQLLSRKRLWRKQLRKDTQ; encoded by the exons ATGTCAGCATCAAGGTATCTCCTCAGCAATGGTATCCTTTTACAGTCCTCAGATGCCCCTCCAGTCAAAATCTTCCTTGAAACTCATCCAG GTGCTTACACAACATCACGTACTTATAACAATGCTTCAGGGCTGTTATTTTGGGAAAGGCACATGAAAAGACTTTCAGAATCTATACAAGTTCTATCAAATTTTGCGCCATGGCTTCTATTTAAATCTNATCATCCTGCAGTTTTGTCACCGTCATCAGCAACCTTGCCAATATGGCAACCCACTGTACAGGTGCTTGTTAATGGTTCTCTATGCAAAGTCTTGCCGAGTGCtctaaaagaaaggaaagatggTGAGGAGCTGGCCATTACAACTCTTGTTAGTGGTAATTTAGAGGAATTAAATGCATGTGAAACTGTTAGCAAGGAAAACATGAGTAAAATGCTTGATGTGCATGTGCACGTTGAAACTTATGTTCCTCCTACATTCGGTATTTGGGGAAATGGTGTACATTTGGCTTTGGTGGGCTATGGGAGGAATGTCGCAGCTGCAAAATATTCAGATTGGGTAAG GATTAGGAAGCCTCTGGAAAAGCTCAGGCCTCCCTCAGTGACAGAACTATTGCTGTCAAATGATGGGGATCAGATCCTGGAAGGTTGtgtgacaaatttttttgttgtttgctGCAAG GTTTTGGATTCAAATGATGGGAAGGCCCTGTGTGATTCTTTTGAAGTACAAACAGCTCCTCTCACTGATGGTGTCCTTCCAGGAACAATACGCCAACTAGTGCTTGA GGTATGCAGGAGTGAAGGAATTCCATTTCGAGAAGTTGNTCCCTCGTGGTCAGAACATGAAATCTGGGAGGAAGCATTCATCACGA ATAGCTTGAGGCTTTTGCAACATGTGGATAGTATTCAGGTTCCAACAGAATGGAAATCAGCCCTTTTCCATTCTAAAACTTGGAAGGAAATATCATGGACAAAAAAGCAATTTCAG GGAGGATCACAACTGTTATCGAg GAAAAGATTATGGAGAAAGCAGTTACGGAAGGATACCCAATAA
- the LOC106754119 gene encoding uncharacterized protein LOC106754119 isoform X3, with amino-acid sequence MSASRYLLSNGILLQSSDAPPVKIFLETHPGLLFWERHMKRLSESIQVLSNFAPWLLFKSXHPAVLSPSSATLPIWQPTVQVLVNGSLCKVLPSALKERKDGEELAITTLVSGNLEELNACETVSKENMSKMLDVHVHVETYVPPTFGIWGNGVHLALVGYGRNVAAAKYSDWVRIRKPLEKLRPPSVTELLLSNDGDQILEGCVTNFFVVCCKVLDSNDGKALCDSFEVQTAPLTDGVLPGTIRQLVLEVCRSEGIPFREVXPSWSEHEIWEEAFITNSLRLLQHVDSIQVPTEWKSALFHSKTWKEISWTKKQFQGGPGRITTVIEEKIMEKAVTEGYPISNIYAC; translated from the exons ATGTCAGCATCAAGGTATCTCCTCAGCAATGGTATCCTTTTACAGTCCTCAGATGCCCCTCCAGTCAAAATCTTCCTTGAAACTCATCCAG GGCTGTTATTTTGGGAAAGGCACATGAAAAGACTTTCAGAATCTATACAAGTTCTATCAAATTTTGCGCCATGGCTTCTATTTAAATCTNATCATCCTGCAGTTTTGTCACCGTCATCAGCAACCTTGCCAATATGGCAACCCACTGTACAGGTGCTTGTTAATGGTTCTCTATGCAAAGTCTTGCCGAGTGCtctaaaagaaaggaaagatggTGAGGAGCTGGCCATTACAACTCTTGTTAGTGGTAATTTAGAGGAATTAAATGCATGTGAAACTGTTAGCAAGGAAAACATGAGTAAAATGCTTGATGTGCATGTGCACGTTGAAACTTATGTTCCTCCTACATTCGGTATTTGGGGAAATGGTGTACATTTGGCTTTGGTGGGCTATGGGAGGAATGTCGCAGCTGCAAAATATTCAGATTGGGTAAG GATTAGGAAGCCTCTGGAAAAGCTCAGGCCTCCCTCAGTGACAGAACTATTGCTGTCAAATGATGGGGATCAGATCCTGGAAGGTTGtgtgacaaatttttttgttgtttgctGCAAG GTTTTGGATTCAAATGATGGGAAGGCCCTGTGTGATTCTTTTGAAGTACAAACAGCTCCTCTCACTGATGGTGTCCTTCCAGGAACAATACGCCAACTAGTGCTTGA GGTATGCAGGAGTGAAGGAATTCCATTTCGAGAAGTTGNTCCCTCGTGGTCAGAACATGAAATCTGGGAGGAAGCATTCATCACGA ATAGCTTGAGGCTTTTGCAACATGTGGATAGTATTCAGGTTCCAACAGAATGGAAATCAGCCCTTTTCCATTCTAAAACTTGGAAGGAAATATCATGGACAAAAAAGCAATTTCAG GGTGGACCAGGGAGGATCACAACTGTTATCGAg GAAAAGATTATGGAGAAAGCAGTTACGGAAGGATACCCAATAAgtaacatatatgcatgttga
- the LOC106754109 gene encoding probable serine/threonine-protein kinase WNK9 isoform X1, with protein MNGAACVDAECCEFVEVDPTGRYGRYNEILGKGASKTVYRAFDEYEGIEVAWNQVKLYDFLQNPEDLERLYSEIHLLKTLKHKNIMKFYTSWVDTANRQINFVTEMFTSGTLRQYRLRHRRVNIRAVKHWCRQILEGLLYLHSHNPPVIHRDLKCDNIFINGNQGEVKIGDLGLAAILRKSNAARCVGTPEFMAPEVYEEDYNELVDIYSFGMCILEMVTFEYPYSECNHPAQIYKKVVSGKKPEALYKVDSPEVRQFVEKCLATASLRLSAKELLEDPFLQIDDFGFDSKVFQYQRDCYEVAPLIRQPLNGTYSINTSMSGYTDNLGGYGPFSELDYHQNDFETREIGLFDCEDDDNLAKVDTTIKSGRREDDGIFLRLRIADNEGRIRNIYFPFDIETDTALSVANEMVTELDITDQDVADLANMIDNEIATLVPEWRTGVRIEENSECSGAGVCLNCAANGYLVDYVSSNNPCGKNLQFLHCSKNGCAAIHGRFEEITYQVEGSASSDAEGARDASSHPDGIHYTDIWAQRDEPELCHEELKDIHCDQTHEASNPLNIKEEGKAVNVDEKSYLNTKRPHSNPAINCVMLDCENEIRQELRWLKAKYQMQLRELRDQQLGVKPKFTCMSPDTKKLNCGKDGIQSLSAQSRLKIQKHKPQLRSIVSGKHFPLEDEKCNNYADQMVQNVEEINQSNSPERMLTAKDFFTGALFPNSLQRATSLPVDAIDF; from the exons ATGAATGGTGCTGCATGTGTTGATGCAGAGTGCTGTGAGTTTGTGGAAGTTGATCCTACAGGAAGATATGGAAGA TACAATGAAATTCTTGGCAAAGGAGCTTCCAAGACAGT CTATAGAGCATTTGATGAGTATGAAGGGATAGAAGTAGCATGGAATCAAGTAAAGCTTTATGACTTTTTGCAGAATCCTGAAGATCTTGAGAGGTTATACAGTGAAATCCATCTTCTCAAGACATTGAAACACAAGAACATCATGAAGTTCTATACTTCGTGGGTTGATACTGCCAACAGACAAATCAATTTTGTCACTGAGATGTTTACCTCTGGGACTCTAAGACA GTACAGACTTAGGCACAGACGGGTTAACATCAGAGCTGTTAAGCATTGGTGTAGGCAGATTTTGGAAGGGCTTCTGTATCTGCACAGCCATAATCCTCCTGTGATCCACAGAGATCTCAAGTGTGATAACATTTTCATCAATGGCAACCAAGGGGAAGTCAAAATCGGTGATCTTGGCCTTGCTGCGATTCTCCGAAAATCTAATGCTGCCCGTTGTGTTG GCACCCCTGAGTTTATGGCTCCGGAAGTGTATGAAGAGGATTACAATGAGTTGGTTGACATATACTCTTTTGGAATGTGCATCTTAGAGATGGTCACTTTTGAATATCCTTATAGTGAATGCAACCATCCTGCTCAAATTTACAAGAAAGTTGTATCT GGGAAGAAGCCAGAAGCTCTTTACAAAGTAGACAGTCCAGAGGTAAGACAGTTTGTAGAGAAATGCTTAGCAACCGCGTCCCTCAGACTTTCAGCTAAGGAACTCTTGGAGGACCCTTTTCTGCAAATTGATGATTTTGGATTTGACTCAAAAGTATTCCAGTATCAAAGAGATTGCTATGAAGTGGCCCCATTAATCAGACAGCCTTTGAATGGAACGTATAGCATCAACACCTCAATGAGTGGGTACACTGATAATCTTGGTGGTTATGGGCCCTTCTCTGAATTGGATTATCATCAAAACGATTTCGAAACAAGGGAAATCGGTCTCTTTGATTGTGAAGACGATGACAATTTAGCTAAGGTTGACACCACAATCAAAAGTGGGAGAAGAGAAGATGATGGCATCTTTTTGAGACTCAGAATTGCAGATAATGAAG GTCGAATTCGAAACATCTACTTCCCATTCGACATTGAGACTGATACTGCATTGAGCGTTGCAAATGAAATGGTAACTGAGCTTGACATAACTGATCAAGATGTAGCAGATTTGGCAAATATGATAGACAATGAAATTGCAACATTGGTTCCCGAGTGGAGAACAGGAGTCAGAATAGAGGAAAATTCAGAATGTTCAGGTGCAGGTGTCTGCCTCAATTGTGCTGCAAACGGCTACTTGGTTGATTATGTATCATCAAATAATCCATGTGGCAAGAATCTTCAATTTCTCCATTGTTCTAAAAATGGATGTGCTGCAATTCATGGCCGATTTGAGGAGATAACATACCAAGTTGAAGGGTCTGCAAGTAGTGATGCCGAAGGTGCACGGGATGCATCAAGCCATCCCGATGGCATTCATTATACAGATATTTGGGCCCAGAGAGATGAACCAGAGTTATGCCATGAAGAGTTAAAAGACATACACTGTGACCAAACTCATGAGGCATCAAATCCATTGAACATCAAGGAGGAAGGAAAAGCTGTTAATGTGGATGAAAAAAGTTATCTCAATACCAAAAGGCCTCATTCAAACCCTGCAATAAATTGTGTTATGTTGGATTGTGAAAATGAAATCAGGCAAGAGCTAAGATGGCTCAAAGCAAAGTACCAGATGCAGTTAAGGGAGCTTAGAGATCAACAACTGGGGGTTAAGCCAAAATTTACTTGCATGTCTCCTGATacgaaaaaattaaattgtggGAAAGATGGAATTCAGAGTTTATCGGCTCAATCCAGATTGAAGATACAAAAGCATAAACCACAATTAAGATCTATAGTTTCTGGGAAGCATTTTCCTCTTGAAGACGAGAAATGCAACAATTATGCTGATCAAATGGTTCAAAATGTTGAGGAGATTAATCAGTCTAACAGTCCTGAGCGAATGCTCACAGCCAAGGATTTCTTTACAGGAGCTTTGTTTCCAAACTCACTTCAGAGGGCAACCTCCCTTCCCGTTGATGCAATAGATTTCTAG
- the LOC106754109 gene encoding probable serine/threonine-protein kinase WNK9 isoform X2, which yields MYRLRHRRVNIRAVKHWCRQILEGLLYLHSHNPPVIHRDLKCDNIFINGNQGEVKIGDLGLAAILRKSNAARCVGTPEFMAPEVYEEDYNELVDIYSFGMCILEMVTFEYPYSECNHPAQIYKKVVSGKKPEALYKVDSPEVRQFVEKCLATASLRLSAKELLEDPFLQIDDFGFDSKVFQYQRDCYEVAPLIRQPLNGTYSINTSMSGYTDNLGGYGPFSELDYHQNDFETREIGLFDCEDDDNLAKVDTTIKSGRREDDGIFLRLRIADNEGRIRNIYFPFDIETDTALSVANEMVTELDITDQDVADLANMIDNEIATLVPEWRTGVRIEENSECSGAGVCLNCAANGYLVDYVSSNNPCGKNLQFLHCSKNGCAAIHGRFEEITYQVEGSASSDAEGARDASSHPDGIHYTDIWAQRDEPELCHEELKDIHCDQTHEASNPLNIKEEGKAVNVDEKSYLNTKRPHSNPAINCVMLDCENEIRQELRWLKAKYQMQLRELRDQQLGVKPKFTCMSPDTKKLNCGKDGIQSLSAQSRLKIQKHKPQLRSIVSGKHFPLEDEKCNNYADQMVQNVEEINQSNSPERMLTAKDFFTGALFPNSLQRATSLPVDAIDF from the exons AT GTACAGACTTAGGCACAGACGGGTTAACATCAGAGCTGTTAAGCATTGGTGTAGGCAGATTTTGGAAGGGCTTCTGTATCTGCACAGCCATAATCCTCCTGTGATCCACAGAGATCTCAAGTGTGATAACATTTTCATCAATGGCAACCAAGGGGAAGTCAAAATCGGTGATCTTGGCCTTGCTGCGATTCTCCGAAAATCTAATGCTGCCCGTTGTGTTG GCACCCCTGAGTTTATGGCTCCGGAAGTGTATGAAGAGGATTACAATGAGTTGGTTGACATATACTCTTTTGGAATGTGCATCTTAGAGATGGTCACTTTTGAATATCCTTATAGTGAATGCAACCATCCTGCTCAAATTTACAAGAAAGTTGTATCT GGGAAGAAGCCAGAAGCTCTTTACAAAGTAGACAGTCCAGAGGTAAGACAGTTTGTAGAGAAATGCTTAGCAACCGCGTCCCTCAGACTTTCAGCTAAGGAACTCTTGGAGGACCCTTTTCTGCAAATTGATGATTTTGGATTTGACTCAAAAGTATTCCAGTATCAAAGAGATTGCTATGAAGTGGCCCCATTAATCAGACAGCCTTTGAATGGAACGTATAGCATCAACACCTCAATGAGTGGGTACACTGATAATCTTGGTGGTTATGGGCCCTTCTCTGAATTGGATTATCATCAAAACGATTTCGAAACAAGGGAAATCGGTCTCTTTGATTGTGAAGACGATGACAATTTAGCTAAGGTTGACACCACAATCAAAAGTGGGAGAAGAGAAGATGATGGCATCTTTTTGAGACTCAGAATTGCAGATAATGAAG GTCGAATTCGAAACATCTACTTCCCATTCGACATTGAGACTGATACTGCATTGAGCGTTGCAAATGAAATGGTAACTGAGCTTGACATAACTGATCAAGATGTAGCAGATTTGGCAAATATGATAGACAATGAAATTGCAACATTGGTTCCCGAGTGGAGAACAGGAGTCAGAATAGAGGAAAATTCAGAATGTTCAGGTGCAGGTGTCTGCCTCAATTGTGCTGCAAACGGCTACTTGGTTGATTATGTATCATCAAATAATCCATGTGGCAAGAATCTTCAATTTCTCCATTGTTCTAAAAATGGATGTGCTGCAATTCATGGCCGATTTGAGGAGATAACATACCAAGTTGAAGGGTCTGCAAGTAGTGATGCCGAAGGTGCACGGGATGCATCAAGCCATCCCGATGGCATTCATTATACAGATATTTGGGCCCAGAGAGATGAACCAGAGTTATGCCATGAAGAGTTAAAAGACATACACTGTGACCAAACTCATGAGGCATCAAATCCATTGAACATCAAGGAGGAAGGAAAAGCTGTTAATGTGGATGAAAAAAGTTATCTCAATACCAAAAGGCCTCATTCAAACCCTGCAATAAATTGTGTTATGTTGGATTGTGAAAATGAAATCAGGCAAGAGCTAAGATGGCTCAAAGCAAAGTACCAGATGCAGTTAAGGGAGCTTAGAGATCAACAACTGGGGGTTAAGCCAAAATTTACTTGCATGTCTCCTGATacgaaaaaattaaattgtggGAAAGATGGAATTCAGAGTTTATCGGCTCAATCCAGATTGAAGATACAAAAGCATAAACCACAATTAAGATCTATAGTTTCTGGGAAGCATTTTCCTCTTGAAGACGAGAAATGCAACAATTATGCTGATCAAATGGTTCAAAATGTTGAGGAGATTAATCAGTCTAACAGTCCTGAGCGAATGCTCACAGCCAAGGATTTCTTTACAGGAGCTTTGTTTCCAAACTCACTTCAGAGGGCAACCTCCCTTCCCGTTGATGCAATAGATTTCTAG